The following are encoded together in the Acidovorax sp. KKS102 genome:
- a CDS encoding DUF2242 domain-containing protein: MAGCTSTGVKTFGVQENFGSVATYSRLFDATPAQTCEASRRALLSQGYVISSSSADLVEGKKSFQPEPESHLQMVVRVVCVPEANDGKVSLGFVTATQDTYALRKTNNSASVGVGAIGSVSLPFSSSSESLVKVGSETIAKDTFYDSFFDLVKRYLVIDQALAD, from the coding sequence ATGGCAGGCTGCACCAGCACGGGGGTCAAGACGTTTGGCGTGCAGGAGAACTTTGGCTCGGTCGCCACCTATTCGCGCCTGTTTGATGCCACCCCGGCCCAGACCTGCGAGGCCTCGCGCCGCGCGCTGCTCAGCCAGGGCTACGTCATCTCGTCCAGTTCGGCCGATCTGGTCGAGGGCAAGAAGAGCTTCCAGCCCGAGCCCGAGTCGCACCTGCAGATGGTGGTGCGCGTGGTGTGTGTGCCCGAGGCTAATGACGGCAAGGTCAGCCTGGGCTTTGTGACGGCCACGCAGGACACCTATGCATTGCGCAAGACCAACAACTCGGCCAGCGTGGGCGTGGGCGCCATCGGGTCGGTGTCGCTGCCGTTCTCGTCCAGCAGCGAGTCGCTGGTCAAGGTGGGCAGCGAGACCATTGCCAAAGACACCTTCTACGACAGCTTTTTTGACCTGGTCAAACGCTACTTGGTCATAGACCAGGCGTTGGCGGACTGA
- a CDS encoding DUF2322 family protein, with protein MNFADRLKQLPSASHLAALQLLGADGQVQATIENKPGQTGSLVVYAALAALYGGQITPAAASLGLEWYAEHVADARAFPGKHPNIDRLLAWAQGSERFAVRTIAA; from the coding sequence ATGAACTTCGCAGACCGCCTTAAGCAACTCCCCTCCGCCAGCCACCTCGCCGCCCTGCAACTGCTGGGCGCGGACGGCCAGGTGCAGGCCACCATCGAGAACAAGCCCGGCCAGACCGGGTCGCTGGTGGTGTATGCCGCGCTGGCGGCGCTGTATGGCGGGCAGATCACGCCTGCCGCTGCCAGCCTGGGGTTGGAGTGGTATGCGGAGCATGTGGCGGATGCGCGCGCCTTTCCGGGCAAGCACCCCAACATCGACCGGCTGCTGGCCTGGGCGCAGGGCAGCGAGCGCTTTGCGGTGCGCACCATCGCCGCCTGA
- a CDS encoding M23 family metallopeptidase: MPESACPAPLRPTLSITRRSALIGTAGLLAQPALVAPLHAKPLPPAPTVWPQALQVPGGVARLSLGPAATRPVAQVRQGEVDVPLRVVGDAIEWTAIVGIPLAAAPGDAFISVLPEGGGSPRLVHYSVAPKQYKEQHLKVSPRTVDLSPEDQARYERERDHQAQVMATFTEQPAGVALASLRMRVPVPGRRSSSFGLRRVFNGQPRNPHSGMDIAAATGTPIVAPLPGRVIDVGDYFFNGGTVWLDHGQGLLTMYCHLSSMDVRVGDVLQAGDAFCKVGATGRVTGPHLHWGVMLNRTMVDPALFVPA; encoded by the coding sequence GTGCCTGAATCTGCCTGCCCTGCTCCCCTCCGCCCCACCCTCTCCATCACCCGCCGCAGCGCCTTGATCGGCACGGCGGGCCTGCTGGCACAGCCTGCCCTGGTGGCGCCCCTGCACGCCAAGCCCTTGCCCCCCGCGCCCACGGTGTGGCCCCAGGCCCTGCAGGTGCCCGGGGGCGTGGCGCGGCTGTCGCTGGGCCCGGCGGCCACGCGGCCGGTGGCGCAGGTGCGCCAGGGCGAGGTGGATGTGCCGCTGCGCGTGGTGGGCGATGCCATCGAGTGGACGGCCATCGTGGGTATCCCGCTGGCGGCGGCGCCGGGTGATGCCTTCATCAGCGTGCTGCCCGAAGGCGGCGGCAGTCCGCGCCTGGTGCACTACAGCGTGGCCCCCAAGCAGTACAAGGAGCAGCACCTGAAGGTATCGCCCCGCACGGTGGACCTGTCGCCCGAGGACCAGGCCCGCTACGAGCGCGAGCGCGACCACCAGGCCCAGGTGATGGCCACCTTCACCGAGCAGCCCGCCGGCGTGGCCCTGGCATCGCTGCGCATGCGGGTGCCGGTGCCAGGGCGGCGGTCCAGCTCGTTCGGGCTGCGCCGCGTGTTCAACGGCCAGCCGCGCAATCCGCACAGCGGCATGGACATTGCCGCCGCCACCGGCACGCCCATCGTGGCGCCGCTGCCGGGCCGGGTGATTGACGTGGGCGACTACTTCTTCAACGGCGGCACGGTGTGGCTGGACCACGGCCAGGGCTTGCTGACGATGTACTGCCACCTGAGCAGCATGGACGTGCGCGTGGGCGATGTGCTGCAGGCCGGCGACGCGTTCTGCAAGGTGGGCGCCACTGGCCGCGTGACCGGCCCGCACCTGCACTGGGGCGTGATGCTGAACCGCACCATGGTGGACCCGGCGCTGTTCGTGCCGGCCTGA
- a CDS encoding phosphatidylserine/phosphatidylglycerophosphate/cardiolipin synthase family protein encodes MLTVLLTALATGALVLLALNFTAGEKKVQQQLPRLYSTAHPQFERALGSLLGPGIVGGNAVTELINGDQIFPPMLAAIKAAQKSVTFETYIYWSGDIGKQFADALSERARAGVPVHVLLDWVGSAKMEESYLAEMKAAGVLIEKFHKPHWYNLARLNNRTHRKLLVVDGQVGFTGGVGIAPAWTGHAQDPDHWRDSHYLVRGPVVAQMQATFLDNWLKVTGKVLHGEAYFPAIAPAGAQKAQMFSSSPSSGSESMQLMYHLAITAAERSIDLSVAYFVPDDLTRKLLMDALARGVRVRLVTPGEHTDTETVKAASRATWGELLQAGAEIYEYGPTMYHCKVMIVDQLLVSVGSTNFDNRSFRLNDEANLNVYDAAFAQRQTHVFEDDIQRSRRVTYEAWLERPWSEKLHEKMTGLLRSQL; translated from the coding sequence ATGCTCACTGTCTTGCTCACGGCCCTGGCCACGGGGGCCCTTGTCCTGTTGGCACTCAACTTCACGGCGGGCGAGAAAAAAGTGCAGCAGCAGCTGCCGCGCCTGTACAGCACCGCCCACCCGCAGTTCGAGCGTGCCCTGGGCAGCCTGCTGGGCCCGGGCATTGTGGGCGGCAATGCGGTGACGGAGCTGATCAACGGCGACCAGATCTTTCCGCCCATGCTGGCCGCCATCAAGGCTGCGCAAAAAAGCGTCACCTTCGAAACCTATATCTACTGGTCGGGCGACATCGGCAAGCAGTTTGCCGACGCCCTGAGCGAGCGCGCCCGCGCCGGTGTGCCCGTGCATGTGCTGCTCGACTGGGTGGGCAGCGCCAAGATGGAAGAGAGCTATCTGGCCGAGATGAAGGCGGCCGGGGTGTTGATTGAAAAGTTCCACAAACCCCACTGGTACAACCTGGCCCGGCTGAACAACCGCACCCACCGCAAGCTGCTGGTGGTGGACGGGCAGGTGGGCTTTACCGGCGGCGTGGGCATTGCCCCGGCATGGACGGGCCACGCGCAGGACCCCGACCACTGGCGCGACTCGCACTACCTGGTGCGTGGCCCCGTGGTGGCGCAGATGCAGGCCACGTTTCTGGACAACTGGCTCAAGGTCACCGGCAAGGTGCTGCATGGCGAGGCGTACTTTCCGGCCATCGCACCAGCGGGTGCGCAAAAGGCGCAGATGTTCTCCAGCTCGCCATCGAGTGGCAGCGAGAGCATGCAGCTCATGTACCACCTGGCCATCACGGCGGCCGAGCGCAGCATCGACCTGTCGGTAGCCTACTTTGTGCCCGACGACCTGACCCGCAAGCTGCTGATGGATGCGCTGGCACGCGGCGTGCGCGTGCGCCTCGTCACCCCCGGCGAGCACACCGATACCGAAACGGTGAAGGCCGCATCCCGCGCCACCTGGGGCGAGCTGCTGCAGGCCGGGGCCGAGATTTACGAGTACGGGCCCACCATGTACCACTGCAAGGTCATGATCGTGGACCAGCTGCTGGTGTCGGTGGGCTCCACCAATTTTGACAACCGCTCGTTCCGCCTGAACGACGAGGCCAACCTGAACGTGTACGACGCCGCGTTTGCGCAGCGCCAGACCCATGTGTTTGAAGACGACATTCAGCGGTCACGCCGCGTGACCTACGAGGCCTGGCTGGAGCGGCCGTGGAGCGAAAAGCTGCACGAAAAGATGACCGGGCTGCTGCGCTCGCAGTTGTGA
- a CDS encoding LysR family transcriptional regulator has translation MKLTVASTQYQLGAAELEVLLAMVRTGTLAAAGERLGVDASTVFRAIQRIERGLGQSLFDRSRAGYRPSELAQALAEQAERVEAALEAARSAAQAQPEQVSGTVRISTTDTILHGLIAPALQLLQPQHPALVYELHAGNELVSLTRRDTDIAVRATKRPPQHLVGRQLGMIRSALYAGAGSTLALSDVEANRAAWIAPDDALPDHPSVRWRKKQYPRAQPTYRVNSLLTVMELVALGMGVGVLPLFLAQSRSDLRPLTGALADGETELWLLTHPESRHLRRIATVYGHLAETVQLP, from the coding sequence ATGAAATTAACCGTTGCATCAACGCAATACCAGCTGGGCGCCGCCGAGCTGGAAGTGCTGCTGGCCATGGTGCGCACCGGCACCCTGGCGGCCGCCGGTGAGCGGCTGGGTGTGGATGCGTCCACGGTGTTCCGTGCCATCCAGCGCATCGAACGGGGGCTGGGCCAGTCGCTGTTCGACCGGTCGCGCGCCGGCTACCGTCCCTCGGAACTGGCCCAGGCATTGGCCGAACAGGCCGAGCGGGTGGAAGCCGCCCTGGAGGCTGCCCGCTCTGCCGCGCAGGCGCAGCCCGAACAGGTGTCGGGCACGGTGCGCATCTCGACCACCGACACCATCCTGCACGGCCTCATCGCCCCCGCCCTGCAGCTGCTGCAGCCGCAGCACCCGGCCCTGGTGTACGAGTTGCACGCCGGCAACGAGCTGGTGAGCCTGACGCGGCGCGACACCGACATCGCCGTACGCGCCACCAAGCGCCCGCCGCAGCACCTGGTGGGGCGGCAGCTGGGCATGATCCGCTCGGCCCTGTATGCAGGCGCTGGCAGCACGCTGGCCCTGTCGGACGTGGAGGCCAACCGCGCCGCCTGGATTGCGCCCGACGACGCCCTGCCCGACCACCCCTCGGTGCGCTGGCGCAAAAAGCAATACCCCAGGGCGCAGCCCACCTACCGCGTCAACAGCCTGCTCACCGTGATGGAACTGGTGGCCCTGGGCATGGGCGTGGGGGTGTTGCCCCTCTTTCTGGCCCAGAGCCGCAGCGACCTGCGCCCGCTCACGGGCGCGCTGGCCGATGGCGAAACCGAGCTGTGGCTGCTGACCCACCCGGAGTCGCGCCACCTGAGGCGCATTGCGACGGTGTACGGGCACCTGGCGGAGACGGTGCAGCTGCCTTGA
- a CDS encoding glutathione S-transferase family protein, which translates to MAQTTAPAALTLVSHALCPYVQRVAIVLHEKGLAFERRTIDLARKPDWFLALSPLGKTPVLQVRGQSLFESAVICEYLDEVAMPVLHPPDPLQRARHRAWMEFGSAVLNTIGAFYAAADEATLQARAQDLRSRFVQIEEALGQRSVPGPYFAGPHFGMVDVVFGPVFRYFDVIDTLPGMDDLALWQGLPLVQQWRAALAARPSVQQAVGVDYADGLRAFLRARGSALSRRMQAVAA; encoded by the coding sequence ATGGCCCAGACCACAGCGCCCGCTGCGCTCACTCTGGTCTCGCACGCGCTGTGCCCCTATGTGCAGCGCGTGGCCATCGTGCTGCACGAAAAGGGCCTTGCGTTCGAGCGCCGCACCATCGACCTGGCCCGCAAGCCCGACTGGTTCCTGGCCCTCTCGCCGCTGGGCAAGACCCCGGTCCTGCAGGTGCGCGGCCAGAGCCTGTTCGAGTCGGCCGTGATCTGCGAATACCTGGACGAGGTGGCCATGCCCGTGCTGCACCCGCCAGATCCGCTGCAGCGCGCACGCCACCGGGCGTGGATGGAGTTTGGCTCTGCGGTGCTGAACACCATCGGCGCCTTCTACGCCGCGGCGGATGAGGCCACGCTGCAGGCCCGCGCGCAGGACCTGCGCAGCCGTTTTGTGCAGATCGAAGAGGCGCTGGGCCAGCGCAGTGTGCCCGGGCCGTACTTTGCAGGGCCGCACTTTGGCATGGTGGATGTGGTGTTTGGCCCGGTGTTTCGGTACTTCGACGTCATCGACACCTTGCCGGGCATGGATGACCTGGCGCTCTGGCAGGGCTTGCCGCTGGTGCAGCAGTGGCGCGCAGCGCTGGCGGCGCGCCCTTCGGTGCAGCAGGCCGTGGGTGTGGACTACGCCGATGGCTTGCGGGCCTTTTTGCGTGCACGTGGATCAGCGCTGTCGCGGCGCATGCAGGCAGTGGCCGCGTAA
- the gstA gene encoding glutathione transferase GstA: MKLYYAPGACSLAVHIALREVGVAFDLVKVDLVRHTTETGANYLDISPRGYVPLLELADQSRHTEAAALLQYVADLDPARALIGQPGSSERLAVLEWLTFVSTELHKGFSPWLWHKETADSTRQAVKAKLAVRFAEMEAVLSRSDFLAGGYSVADAYGFTIVNWSHLLGIPLTAYPHLQAWMARVAARPQVQAALRAEGLLS, from the coding sequence ATGAAGCTCTACTACGCCCCCGGTGCCTGCTCGCTCGCCGTCCACATTGCCTTGCGCGAGGTCGGCGTTGCGTTCGATCTGGTCAAGGTGGACCTGGTGCGCCACACCACCGAGACCGGCGCCAACTATCTCGACATCTCCCCGCGCGGCTATGTGCCCCTGCTGGAGCTGGCCGACCAGTCGCGCCACACCGAAGCAGCGGCGCTGCTGCAGTACGTGGCCGACCTGGACCCGGCGCGCGCACTCATCGGCCAGCCCGGCTCCAGCGAGCGGCTGGCCGTGCTGGAGTGGCTCACCTTCGTCAGCACCGAACTGCACAAGGGCTTCAGCCCCTGGCTGTGGCACAAGGAGACGGCCGACTCCACGCGCCAGGCCGTCAAGGCCAAGCTGGCCGTGCGTTTTGCCGAGATGGAGGCCGTCCTGTCGCGCAGCGATTTTCTGGCAGGCGGCTACAGCGTGGCCGATGCGTATGGCTTCACCATCGTCAACTGGTCCCACTTGCTGGGCATCCCGCTCACTGCCTACCCGCACCTGCAGGCCTGGATGGCACGCGTGGCGGCCCGCCCGCAGGTGCAGGCTGCGCTGCGGGCTGAGGGGTTGCTGTCGTGA
- a CDS encoding FHA domain-containing protein, translating to MSAMPTTTTLGLIEAFDRHGALLARAPITRWPVTVGRALDCDLVLDDPFVAPRHLRIDRAVDEPRTVQVEVLETRNGARLQRKQHAQGARFDWPDGTPIDLGHTHIHLRLADAPIAEEQALPQFPWRTVGTTAALAVLVLLAGLGESWLEARDAAQYLKAVPLLLLTTLAVVTLWSGAWAVANKLFGSQLQFWRHVRIACAAVLVADAVQLLSYLTAFAFSLESLSRFAPVLMVLVLAGALYAHLATVLPRRRVGLAWAMAAVVLLGVPSWLGAQWLNRMRLGSELYMSSLFPPALRVAPAVPVDQFLQDADALRGKLDRRLRDDGLADEDDE from the coding sequence ATGAGCGCGATGCCGACCACCACCACCCTGGGGCTGATCGAGGCCTTTGACCGCCACGGCGCGCTGCTGGCGCGTGCGCCCATCACCCGCTGGCCCGTGACCGTGGGCCGCGCGCTGGACTGTGACCTGGTGCTGGACGACCCCTTTGTGGCGCCCCGGCACCTGCGCATTGACCGCGCTGTGGACGAGCCCCGCACCGTGCAGGTGGAGGTGCTGGAGACCCGCAACGGCGCACGCCTACAGCGCAAGCAACATGCCCAGGGCGCGCGTTTTGACTGGCCCGATGGCACGCCCATCGACCTGGGCCACACCCACATCCACCTGCGCCTGGCCGATGCGCCCATTGCCGAGGAACAGGCGCTGCCGCAGTTTCCGTGGCGCACCGTGGGCACCACGGCAGCGCTGGCAGTGCTGGTGCTGCTGGCCGGGCTGGGAGAGTCGTGGCTGGAGGCCCGCGACGCCGCGCAATACCTGAAGGCTGTGCCCCTGTTGCTGCTGACCACGCTGGCGGTAGTGACCTTGTGGTCGGGCGCATGGGCTGTGGCCAACAAGCTGTTTGGCAGCCAGCTGCAGTTCTGGCGCCACGTGCGCATTGCGTGCGCCGCCGTGCTGGTGGCCGACGCGGTGCAGCTGCTGAGCTACCTGACGGCCTTCGCGTTCTCGCTAGAGTCGCTGTCGCGGTTTGCCCCGGTGCTGATGGTGCTGGTGCTGGCCGGCGCGCTGTACGCGCACCTGGCTACCGTGTTGCCCCGCCGCCGCGTGGGCCTGGCCTGGGCCATGGCGGCCGTGGTGCTGCTGGGCGTGCCGTCGTGGCTGGGTGCGCAGTGGCTCAACCGCATGCGGCTGGGCAGCGAGCTGTACATGAGCAGCCTGTTCCCGCCCGCCCTGCGCGTGGCCCCTGCGGTGCCGGTGGACCAGTTCCTGCAAGACGCCGATGCGCTGCGCGGCAAGCTGGACCGGCGCCTGCGGGACGACGGGCTGGCGGACGAGGACGACGAGTAG
- a CDS encoding thermonuclease family protein: MPLAASLLCLVVAISDGDTLTVRCGAPGTYQQVKVRVAAIDAPESRQAFGQKSRQHLAQLCFRQRATLQPVDEDSYGRMVAQVRCGGTDVATAQVRAGMAWVYTPYASGYPHLAPLQRSAQAQHAGLWSQKRPLAPWDYRHRHRR, encoded by the coding sequence GTGCCCCTCGCCGCCTCGCTGCTTTGCCTGGTCGTCGCCATCAGCGACGGCGACACCCTCACCGTCCGCTGCGGCGCCCCTGGTACCTACCAGCAGGTCAAGGTACGGGTGGCGGCCATTGATGCCCCCGAGTCACGCCAGGCTTTCGGGCAGAAGTCGCGACAGCACCTGGCACAACTGTGTTTTCGCCAACGGGCCACGCTGCAACCGGTGGACGAAGACAGCTATGGCCGCATGGTGGCGCAGGTGCGCTGCGGCGGGACGGACGTAGCAACGGCCCAGGTGCGCGCTGGCATGGCCTGGGTCTACACGCCGTACGCCAGCGGCTATCCCCACCTGGCGCCCCTGCAGCGTTCTGCGCAGGCGCAGCATGCGGGCCTGTGGTCCCAAAAGCGCCCGTTGGCGCCGTGGGACTACCGGCACCGGCATCGGCGTTGA
- a CDS encoding dihydrofolate reductase family protein encodes MTTTQFYGASSLDGFIATPDHDLDWLLQFGEIEGSSYPDFIRNVGALAMGSHTYEWMLKHAIDAGQPWPYTQPTWVFSTRTLRSIAGADVRFVRGDVRPVHQAMVQAAAGRNVWVVGGGGLEGQFDDAGLLDELIVQVAPVTLGAGTPLFPRRVVQPPLQLQSVTTLGGVFAELRYRVPPRSDR; translated from the coding sequence ATGACCACTACACAGTTCTACGGCGCATCCAGCCTCGACGGCTTCATCGCCACGCCCGACCATGACCTGGACTGGCTCCTGCAATTTGGCGAGATCGAGGGCTCCAGCTACCCCGACTTCATCCGCAACGTGGGCGCGCTGGCCATGGGGTCACACACCTACGAATGGATGCTGAAACATGCCATCGATGCGGGGCAGCCCTGGCCGTACACACAGCCCACCTGGGTGTTCAGCACGCGCACGCTGCGCAGCATTGCCGGTGCCGATGTCCGCTTTGTGCGTGGCGATGTGCGCCCCGTGCACCAGGCCATGGTGCAGGCCGCAGCAGGCCGCAATGTGTGGGTGGTGGGCGGGGGTGGCCTGGAGGGGCAGTTTGACGATGCGGGCCTGCTGGACGAACTGATCGTGCAGGTGGCGCCGGTCACGCTGGGCGCGGGCACCCCGTTGTTTCCGCGCCGTGTGGTGCAGCCGCCGCTGCAGCTGCAATCCGTAACCACGCTGGGCGGCGTGTTTGCCGAGCTGCGCTACCGGGTGCCGCCACGCTCCGACCGCTGA
- a CDS encoding pseudouridine synthase has protein sequence MTPRLIRFNKPYGVLSQFTPEGKWQGLKDYIDLPGVYVAGRLDADSEGLLLLTNDGKQQARIADPRFKMEKTYWVQVEGVPNEAALAALRSGVVLNDGPTLPARARLLEPAPAVWDRTPPIRERKHIPTTWIELIIREGRNRQVRRMTAAVGHPTLRLIRAAIGPYTLDGLAPGTWAD, from the coding sequence ATGACCCCGCGCCTGATCCGCTTCAACAAACCCTATGGCGTGCTGAGCCAGTTCACGCCCGAGGGCAAGTGGCAGGGCCTGAAGGACTACATCGACCTGCCCGGCGTGTACGTAGCCGGGCGGCTGGACGCCGACAGCGAAGGGCTGCTGCTGCTGACCAACGACGGCAAGCAGCAGGCCCGCATTGCCGACCCGCGCTTCAAAATGGAGAAGACCTACTGGGTGCAGGTGGAGGGCGTCCCCAATGAGGCTGCGCTGGCCGCGCTGCGCAGCGGCGTGGTGCTGAACGACGGCCCCACCCTGCCCGCCCGCGCACGGCTGCTGGAGCCCGCACCTGCGGTGTGGGACCGCACCCCACCCATCCGCGAGCGCAAACACATCCCCACCACCTGGATCGAACTCATCATCCGCGAAGGCCGCAACCGCCAGGTGCGCCGCATGACGGCCGCCGTGGGCCACCCCACGCTGCGGCTGATCCGCGCGGCCATCGGGCCGTACACGCTGGACGGGCTGGCGCCGGGCACCTGGGCGGATTGA
- a CDS encoding SRPBCC family protein, translating to MTNPNPSAAPTAATGTVTLHRVLRAPAERIYRAFLDADAMCKWLPPHGFTGRVLSLDARVGGSYRMQFTNLSSGGTHAFGGEYVELVPGERIVHTDRFDDPNLPGEMRTTIQFKKVMTGTEVSIVQAGIPAVIPTEMCYLGWQESLQLLALLVEPEIPGE from the coding sequence ATGACGAACCCCAACCCCTCCGCAGCCCCGACCGCCGCCACCGGCACCGTCACCCTGCACCGTGTGCTGCGCGCCCCGGCCGAGCGCATCTACCGCGCGTTTCTGGATGCAGACGCCATGTGCAAATGGCTGCCACCCCACGGCTTCACGGGCCGGGTGCTGAGCCTGGATGCGCGCGTGGGCGGCAGCTACCGCATGCAGTTCACCAACCTGAGCAGCGGCGGCACGCACGCGTTTGGCGGCGAGTATGTGGAGCTGGTGCCGGGCGAGCGCATCGTGCACACCGACCGGTTTGACGACCCGAACCTGCCGGGCGAAATGCGCACCACCATCCAGTTCAAAAAGGTGATGACGGGCACCGAGGTGTCCATCGTGCAGGCGGGCATCCCGGCGGTGATCCCGACCGAGATGTGCTACTTGGGCTGGCAGGAGTCGCTGCAGTTGCTGGCGCTGCTGGTGGAGCCGGAGATTCCGGGCGAGTAA
- a CDS encoding transporter substrate-binding domain-containing protein, with protein MIPKKTLAVAAAALFAAMSLVSQATHAGPRLDKIMDTKVIRVGTPGDYRPFAIKTDAGYSGHDIDVIETMAKELGVKIEYVQTSWPNLVKDLQGDKFDVAVGGITRNVNRMRIFDMLPGYAPFGKVALVRAADRAKYTSVDAMNQPTVRVIKNPGGTNETYVLANLKAAQVSTHDKNAEIPALIAEGKGDVMITETYEALHYAKADPRLAAAFVDAPLTPKNYLGFMLPTDDADYVRVMGFVWGLVDSRGTIKQAADKWLK; from the coding sequence ATGATCCCCAAGAAAACACTCGCTGTGGCTGCGGCCGCGCTGTTTGCCGCCATGTCCCTCGTCTCCCAGGCCACACATGCCGGCCCCCGGCTCGACAAGATCATGGATACCAAGGTCATCCGCGTGGGCACGCCTGGCGACTACCGCCCGTTTGCCATCAAGACCGACGCGGGCTACAGCGGCCACGACATCGACGTGATCGAAACCATGGCCAAGGAGCTGGGGGTGAAGATCGAGTATGTGCAGACCTCGTGGCCCAACCTGGTGAAGGACCTGCAGGGCGACAAGTTCGACGTGGCCGTGGGCGGCATCACCCGCAACGTCAACCGCATGCGCATTTTTGACATGCTGCCCGGCTACGCACCCTTTGGCAAAGTCGCCCTGGTGCGTGCGGCCGACAGGGCCAAGTACACCAGCGTGGACGCGATGAACCAGCCCACCGTGCGTGTCATCAAGAACCCCGGCGGCACCAACGAGACCTATGTGCTCGCCAACCTCAAGGCCGCCCAGGTCAGCACGCACGACAAGAACGCCGAGATCCCCGCACTCATCGCCGAGGGCAAGGGCGACGTGATGATCACCGAAACGTATGAAGCCCTGCACTACGCCAAGGCCGACCCGCGCCTGGCCGCAGCGTTTGTGGACGCACCGCTCACGCCCAAGAACTACCTGGGCTTCATGCTGCCCACCGACGACGCCGACTATGTGCGCGTGATGGGCTTTGTGTGGGGTTTGGTGGACAGCCGGGGCACCATCAAACAAGCGGCTGACAAGTGGTTGAAGTAA
- a CDS encoding MFS transporter, whose protein sequence is MPTPEPTTPHAAVTAPEQAASVYRHAGFLSFLIARVVAVVATQVQAVVVAWQVYDLTRQPLALAYVGLAQFLPMLALLLPAGDLIDRFDRKRILALAWSVGGVCSALLWWLSGHGSSGVAGIYAVLVLYGCARAFSGPAMQSLLPQIVPRAQLAQAIAANSMLMRVASIGGPLLGGLLYALGGGELTYAICCACFVLGVALLLRVVVAHATAPGPAQGTMLERFGAGITFIRTRPIILGTISLDLFAVLLGGVVALLPIYAQEVLHVGPAGLGALRSAMAVGEVSAGLYLSMRPFNRHVGRTMFIAVAVFGVANLVFALSTLFWLSFAALLVAGAADMVSVYIRGALVQFSTPDSMRGRVNAVNMLFIGSSNELGEFRAGTSAAWLGVVPAAIVGGLCTLGVVGGWMLAFQTLRKVDRFEEAAQATGAAPLP, encoded by the coding sequence ATGCCCACCCCAGAGCCGACCACCCCGCACGCCGCCGTTACCGCGCCAGAACAAGCTGCCAGCGTTTACCGCCACGCGGGTTTCCTTTCCTTCCTGATCGCCCGCGTGGTGGCCGTGGTGGCCACCCAGGTGCAGGCCGTGGTGGTGGCCTGGCAGGTGTACGACCTGACCCGCCAGCCCCTGGCGCTGGCCTATGTGGGGCTGGCGCAGTTTCTGCCGATGCTGGCCCTGCTGCTGCCCGCGGGCGACCTGATCGACCGCTTTGACCGCAAGCGCATCCTGGCACTGGCCTGGTCGGTGGGCGGCGTGTGCAGCGCACTGCTCTGGTGGCTGTCGGGCCACGGCAGCAGCGGCGTGGCGGGTATTTATGCCGTGCTGGTGCTGTATGGCTGCGCCCGCGCGTTCTCGGGCCCGGCCATGCAGAGCCTGTTGCCACAGATCGTGCCACGCGCGCAACTGGCCCAGGCCATTGCTGCCAACAGCATGCTGATGCGCGTGGCCAGCATTGGCGGGCCGCTGCTGGGCGGGCTGCTGTACGCGCTGGGCGGGGGCGAGCTGACCTATGCCATTTGCTGCGCCTGCTTTGTGCTCGGCGTGGCGCTGCTGCTGCGCGTGGTGGTGGCCCATGCCACGGCCCCCGGCCCTGCACAGGGCACGATGCTGGAGCGCTTTGGCGCTGGCATCACCTTCATCCGCACGCGGCCCATCATTCTGGGCACCATCTCGCTGGACCTGTTTGCCGTGCTGCTGGGCGGCGTGGTGGCGCTGCTGCCCATCTACGCACAAGAGGTGCTGCATGTGGGCCCGGCAGGCCTGGGCGCGCTGCGCAGTGCCATGGCGGTGGGCGAGGTCAGTGCCGGGCTGTACCTGAGCATGCGGCCCTTCAACCGCCATGTGGGCCGCACCATGTTCATCGCCGTAGCGGTATTTGGCGTGGCCAACCTGGTGTTTGCGCTGTCCACGCTGTTCTGGCTGTCGTTCGCGGCGCTGCTGGTGGCTGGCGCCGCCGACATGGTCAGCGTGTACATCCGCGGCGCGCTGGTGCAGTTCTCCACGCCAGACTCCATGCGTGGGCGGGTGAACGCGGTGAACATGCTGTTCATCGGTTCGTCCAACGAACTGGGCGAGTTCCGCGCGGGCACCAGTGCCGCGTGGCTGGGCGTGGTGCCTGCCGCCATCGTGGGCGGACTGTGCACGCTGGGTGTGGTGGGTGGCTGGATGCTGGCGTTCCAGACCCTGCGCAAGGTGGACCGTTTTGAAGAGGCCGCGCAGGCCACGGGCGCGGCACCTTTGCCGTAA